One window of the Roseovarius sp. THAF9 genome contains the following:
- a CDS encoding VanZ family protein, translating into MTRPAASRVRLARVLTLALALGILVTTLWPSHAPPVPVTIRDKVLHTLAFAALILPMAVTEPHRALRLAPLCIAFGAAIEVIQPAVGRGAEWLDLLADALGVGLGLALGWSFRAAFRRR; encoded by the coding sequence ATGACCCGTCCCGCCGCCTCCCGTGTTCGTCTCGCTCGCGTCCTGACGCTTGCGCTGGCGCTCGGCATCCTTGTCACCACGCTTTGGCCGTCGCACGCGCCGCCCGTGCCGGTCACAATCCGCGACAAGGTTCTGCACACTCTGGCCTTCGCGGCCCTGATCCTGCCCATGGCCGTGACCGAGCCGCACCGCGCCCTGCGCCTCGCGCCCCTCTGCATCGCCTTTGGCGCGGCCATCGAGGTGATCCAGCCCGCCGTCGGGCGCGGCGCCGAATGGCTGGACCTGCTGGCCGATGCGCTCGGCGTCGGGCTGGGCCTCGCTCTGGGGTGGAGTTTTCGCGCAGCCTTCCGACGCCGTTAA